In the Kribbella sp. NBC_00482 genome, one interval contains:
- a CDS encoding carbohydrate ABC transporter permease produces MVQPATARRSTTAVRRRHLGEHQIAALVLVTPALLIIVGLRIVPLVLGAQYSLTGDGDRNGLFVGLANYRTLLDDPVFRTAVRNVGLLFLALPVAVAVPGLLATFLFLKVPGHRFYRSVYFFPVVLSPVIIGAIFNILLSFDGPLNQLLGKAGLAPVDWLGNSHVAILSVIGVHIWATFGMALVIFMAGFSTLDQSLLDAARCDGATLPQTVWHVVIPELSRTIQFVFVTTMIGMLTGMFGLVYVMTAGGPGGATYLPEFYIWVTQGQMNSPALASAASMVLFVLMLLVGLAQIRLIKRATKEV; encoded by the coding sequence ATGGTGCAGCCGGCCACGGCACGACGCAGTACGACGGCAGTTCGCCGGCGGCACCTCGGCGAGCACCAGATCGCGGCGCTGGTGCTGGTGACGCCGGCGTTGCTGATCATCGTCGGGCTGCGGATCGTGCCGCTCGTCCTCGGTGCGCAGTACTCGCTCACCGGGGACGGCGACCGCAACGGCCTGTTCGTTGGGCTGGCCAACTACCGCACGCTGCTGGACGATCCGGTGTTCCGGACCGCGGTCAGGAACGTCGGCCTGTTGTTCCTGGCGCTGCCGGTCGCCGTCGCCGTACCCGGGCTGCTGGCAACGTTCTTGTTCCTGAAGGTCCCCGGCCATCGGTTCTACCGCAGCGTGTACTTCTTCCCGGTGGTGCTGTCGCCGGTGATCATCGGCGCCATCTTCAACATCCTGCTGTCGTTCGACGGGCCGCTGAACCAGTTGCTCGGCAAGGCCGGTCTCGCGCCGGTCGACTGGCTGGGCAACTCGCACGTCGCGATCCTGTCGGTGATCGGCGTGCACATCTGGGCGACGTTCGGGATGGCGCTGGTGATCTTCATGGCGGGGTTCTCCACGCTGGACCAGTCGTTGCTCGACGCCGCGCGGTGCGACGGCGCGACGCTGCCGCAGACCGTCTGGCACGTGGTGATCCCGGAGCTCAGCCGGACGATCCAGTTCGTCTTCGTCACCACGATGATCGGGATGCTGACCGGGATGTTCGGCCTGGTCTACGTGATGACCGCGGGCGGGCCGGGCGGTGCGACGTACCTGCCGGAGTTCTACATCTGGGTCACCCAGGGCCAGATGAACAGCCCGGCGCTGGCCTCGGCCGCGTCGATGGTGCTGTTCGTGCTGATGCTGCTGGTCGGGCTCGCGCAGATCCGGCTGATCAAGCGCGCCACCAAGGAGGTGTGA
- a CDS encoding carbohydrate ABC transporter permease yields the protein MRERGFGRWVVAIPMCLLALATIYPMVFTLNVAMKSRREYVLDRFSLADHLTAANIADAWNSSGLGRYTFNSVVVTAGSVALLLLLGSMAGYAFSQLTFRGRKWLFLVCLGALMIPFQVIMVPFFRVLGQIHLLDTHVGLILAYTGQFLPFTIFLMTSFYSRIPAEIVEAARVDGSTTLGVYRRIMLPLGRPALLSVGILNALFCWNDVLISLLVMQSEQHRTLMVGVTALRGQYSDNIPLFAGGVLVAALPVIAIYLFFQRQITDGVTAGSTKG from the coding sequence ATGCGCGAGCGTGGATTCGGCCGCTGGGTCGTCGCGATCCCGATGTGCCTGCTGGCACTGGCCACGATCTATCCGATGGTGTTCACGCTGAATGTGGCGATGAAGTCGCGCCGTGAGTACGTCCTGGACCGCTTCTCGCTGGCCGATCACCTGACCGCCGCGAACATCGCCGACGCCTGGAACTCCTCCGGTCTCGGCCGCTACACGTTCAACTCGGTGGTGGTCACCGCAGGCTCGGTCGCGCTGTTGCTGCTGCTCGGATCGATGGCCGGGTACGCGTTCAGCCAGTTGACGTTCCGCGGGCGCAAGTGGCTGTTCCTGGTCTGCCTGGGTGCGTTGATGATTCCGTTCCAGGTGATCATGGTGCCGTTCTTCCGGGTGCTCGGTCAGATCCACCTGCTCGACACGCACGTGGGGCTGATCCTCGCCTACACCGGCCAGTTCCTGCCGTTCACGATCTTCCTGATGACGAGCTTCTACTCGCGCATCCCGGCCGAGATCGTCGAGGCCGCGCGGGTCGACGGCAGTACGACGCTCGGCGTGTACCGGCGGATCATGCTGCCGCTCGGACGTCCGGCGCTGCTCTCGGTCGGGATCCTCAACGCCTTGTTCTGCTGGAACGACGTCCTGATCTCGCTGCTGGTGATGCAGTCCGAGCAGCACCGCACCCTGATGGTCGGTGTCACCGCGTTGCGCGGTCAGTACTCCGACAACATCCCGCTCTTCGCCGGCGGAGTGCTCGTCGCGGCCCTGCCCGTGATCGCGATCTACCTGTTCTTCCAGCGCCAGATCACCGACGGCGTCACCGCCGGCTCGACCAAGGGATAG
- a CDS encoding mandelate racemase/muconate lactonizing enzyme family protein — translation MRITGYRTLTTVHDWGRPIGDANGAVGSGKTSVPVVVLTTDVGLEGIGLGSHEGIDTLFPALDGQDPRAVVALYDRMLAWVFKRGHTGAVFGAIGALDMALWDLKAKAVEQPLWRLLGARDHVVPAYASGLDGPLADDELIRLHKQFAERGLQAAKLKGGLDVAADLRRLDLLSELYRDETGQAPALMLDANESWSRKEAVRHIRRIEEHVDLAWVEEPVRRWDVDGLGMVTRSVKAAVATGENLTGLEQFRPLLAANAVDIVQTGSVWGITHFLRVSALAHAFDLPISPVGYDGNPLGHAAAVVPNHLSIEIQDLAMPVGISADQEIADGHLVLGESPGLGYVLDEDAVARLGEAGSWDDDAGPHVRPDRAGRRLVGKPAIRNGR, via the coding sequence ATGCGCATCACGGGATATCGCACCCTCACCACGGTGCACGACTGGGGCAGACCGATCGGTGATGCCAACGGAGCGGTCGGGTCGGGCAAGACGTCGGTACCGGTCGTCGTACTGACCACCGACGTCGGCCTGGAAGGGATCGGGCTCGGCTCGCACGAGGGCATCGACACGCTCTTCCCCGCTCTGGACGGCCAGGACCCGCGCGCGGTGGTGGCGCTGTACGACCGGATGCTCGCGTGGGTGTTCAAGCGCGGTCATACCGGCGCCGTGTTCGGTGCCATCGGGGCGCTCGACATGGCGCTGTGGGACCTCAAGGCGAAGGCGGTCGAACAGCCGTTGTGGCGGCTCCTCGGCGCCCGCGATCACGTCGTACCGGCGTACGCGTCCGGCCTCGACGGGCCACTGGCCGACGACGAACTGATCAGGCTGCACAAGCAGTTCGCGGAGCGTGGTCTGCAGGCGGCGAAGCTGAAGGGCGGGCTCGACGTGGCCGCGGACCTGCGCCGGCTCGACCTGCTGAGCGAGCTCTACCGGGACGAAACCGGGCAGGCGCCCGCGCTGATGCTCGACGCGAACGAGTCCTGGTCGCGCAAGGAAGCCGTCCGGCACATCCGGCGGATCGAGGAGCATGTCGACCTGGCCTGGGTCGAGGAACCCGTACGGCGCTGGGACGTCGACGGGCTCGGGATGGTGACGCGTTCGGTGAAGGCAGCGGTCGCGACCGGTGAGAACCTCACGGGACTCGAACAGTTCCGCCCGCTGCTGGCGGCCAACGCCGTGGATATCGTCCAGACCGGCAGCGTCTGGGGGATCACGCACTTCCTCCGGGTCTCCGCGTTGGCGCACGCGTTCGACCTGCCGATCAGCCCGGTGGGGTACGACGGCAATCCGCTCGGTCATGCGGCTGCCGTCGTACCGAACCATCTGTCGATCGAGATCCAGGACCTCGCAATGCCGGTCGGGATCAGTGCGGACCAGGAGATCGCCGACGGTCACCTCGTGCTGGGCGAGTCACCCGGCCTCGGATACGTGCTCGACGAGGACGCCGTCGCGCGGCTCGGTGAAGCAGGCAGCTGGGACGACGACGCCGGCCCGCACGTACGCCCCGATCGGGCCGGCCGTCGTTTGGTCGGCAAGCCCGCGATCAGGAACGGACGATGA
- a CDS encoding SDR family NAD(P)-dependent oxidoreductase, with translation MMKSAVVTGAGGSLGRAIALRLANDGYGVALLDLPGEGLDSSEAELKPTGHPYVALPIDLRDLAALVRTLAAAEDALGPLDVLVNNAAIYPATPFLDISLEEYDDVVAVNQRAYFVAAQAAAGSMRERRAGSIVNIASITWHGGWEKLASYVSTKGAAVALTRALARELGPEGIRVNAVSPGAFPTKAETIHENPEAYNAFVIDHQSIKRRGTPAEIASVVSFLVGPDASFLTGQTLNVDGGWVMG, from the coding sequence ATGATGAAGTCCGCTGTCGTGACGGGCGCCGGTGGGTCCCTCGGCCGGGCGATCGCGCTCCGGCTGGCGAACGACGGGTACGGCGTCGCGCTGCTCGACCTGCCGGGTGAGGGCCTGGACTCGTCCGAGGCCGAACTGAAACCAACGGGACATCCGTACGTCGCGCTCCCGATCGACCTGCGCGACCTGGCAGCGCTCGTCCGGACACTGGCCGCGGCCGAGGACGCACTCGGCCCGCTCGACGTCCTGGTCAACAACGCCGCGATCTATCCCGCGACACCGTTTCTCGACATCTCGCTGGAGGAGTACGACGACGTTGTCGCGGTGAACCAACGCGCGTACTTCGTCGCCGCCCAGGCCGCCGCCGGTTCGATGCGGGAGCGGCGAGCGGGGTCGATCGTCAACATCGCTTCGATCACCTGGCACGGCGGATGGGAGAAGCTGGCGAGCTACGTCAGCACGAAGGGCGCCGCGGTCGCGCTCACCCGTGCCCTTGCGCGGGAACTCGGCCCCGAAGGCATCCGCGTCAACGCGGTGTCGCCGGGCGCGTTCCCGACGAAGGCGGAGACGATCCACGAGAATCCCGAGGCCTACAACGCGTTCGTGATCGACCACCAGTCGATCAAGCGCCGCGGTACGCCGGCCGAAATCGCGTCGGTGGTGTCCTTCCTGGTCGGCCCGGACGCGTCCTTCCTCACCGGCCAGACCCTCAACGTCGACGGCGGCTGGGTGATGGGGTGA
- a CDS encoding aldose 1-epimerase family protein, producing the protein MNIFGDELSLAALRERTGDLASVAGVREVELSNGVERGVRAVQLRSAAGLEVEVLVDRALDLGSARFRGVPFGWRSGNGFRHPGLHENNDEGGLSWLRALDGLLVSGGLDHTLFGNEVDAGHYRYPPKQSVAHGLHGRLTAIPGRLLEAGEVWDGDRCTLRVRGEVVQATSFGEHLRLTRTIEVDFDGLELRLYDVVDNLGYERTPHMFLYHLNFGWPVIDAGTEFVAPIAETTWRSDSVAQQGVSYRVQPDPKPGFVEQVYEHRLVPDSDGRHRVALIRGDSTLGVEVTWDAAAMPCFFEWQNLRSGQYAVGLEPSTHHVTGNAAAREDGTMTWLEHGESRAYRTTIRVLDGAEATTAARDAIRRVAGQPD; encoded by the coding sequence GTGAACATCTTCGGAGACGAGTTGTCCCTCGCGGCCCTGCGGGAGCGGACCGGTGATCTGGCGAGTGTCGCCGGCGTTCGTGAAGTTGAACTGAGCAACGGTGTCGAGCGTGGTGTGCGGGCGGTTCAGTTGCGGAGTGCCGCCGGGCTCGAGGTCGAGGTGCTCGTGGATCGTGCCCTCGACTTGGGGTCCGCACGGTTTCGCGGCGTACCGTTCGGCTGGCGGTCGGGGAACGGGTTCCGTCATCCGGGTCTGCACGAGAACAACGACGAAGGCGGTCTGTCCTGGCTGCGAGCGCTCGACGGTTTGCTCGTATCCGGAGGCCTCGACCACACGCTGTTCGGCAATGAGGTCGACGCCGGTCACTACCGTTATCCACCGAAGCAGTCCGTGGCGCACGGTCTGCACGGCCGGCTCACCGCGATCCCGGGCAGGCTGCTCGAGGCAGGCGAGGTCTGGGACGGCGACCGGTGCACTCTGCGGGTGCGCGGCGAGGTCGTGCAGGCGACGTCGTTCGGTGAACACCTGCGGCTGACCCGAACGATCGAGGTCGATTTCGACGGCCTCGAGCTCCGTCTGTACGACGTCGTCGACAACCTCGGGTACGAGCGCACGCCGCACATGTTCCTGTACCACTTGAACTTCGGCTGGCCGGTGATCGACGCCGGCACCGAGTTCGTCGCCCCGATCGCCGAGACGACCTGGCGCAGCGACTCCGTGGCCCAACAGGGCGTCTCGTACCGCGTCCAGCCGGACCCGAAGCCCGGGTTCGTGGAGCAGGTGTACGAGCATCGCCTGGTTCCCGACTCCGACGGCCGGCATCGTGTCGCGCTGATCCGCGGCGACAGCACCCTCGGCGTCGAGGTGACCTGGGACGCGGCCGCGATGCCGTGCTTCTTCGAGTGGCAGAACCTCCGCAGCGGCCAGTACGCCGTCGGCCTCGAACCGTCGACCCATCACGTCACGGGAAACGCGGCCGCGCGCGAGGACGGCACGATGACCTGGCTCGAGCACGGCGAGTCCCGGGCGTACCGCACGACGATCCGGGTGCTCGACGGAGCCGAGGCCACCACCGCTGCCCGGGACGCGATCCGCCGCGTCGCCGGCCAGCCCGACTGA